A window of Variovorax paradoxus EPS genomic DNA:
GTTGCCGCCAGTGGCCAGCCAGCATGCAGCGGGACTTGGCGTCAGCGCGGGCCGACAGTGCAAATACAGGCGAGAACTGCTGTTTAAGATTCGCCGTCACGCCGATTCAGCCGGCATCCAATCCGGATGCATTCATGTTTCAAGAAAACTGGAGGGAAATCAATGGGCATCAGAGACACGCTCGGGCATGCGCTGCTCGACAACGAGAAGCTTCATTTCGGCACCGCGGAGACGCTCACGGCAGACGAGCAATGGCTGGTCACGCTCAGCGCGCCGCTGTCCGCGTTCAACGGCGATTTCGTGAATGCCGTGGCTACCGGGAAAGATGAAGACGAGTTGCGCGGCGGCATCGCCGAGGTCTGGAACGTGCACGATCGTGAGAGCTTCGAGGAAACGGCGCGGTGGCTGGCGGAGGAAGGACAGCGTTCGACCTATCTGTCCACCTGGCAGGCCATCGCCGCGGTCGATGCGGCGACCCAGAGCACGCCAGCCGTTCTGCGGCTGGTCATGGATGCGTGGTTTCCGGCGTTCTTCCAGATCAAAGCGCGCAAGAGCCTGGACTACCGCGCGCTGGGGGCGGAAAGCGGACGGTCGGTGACGGACCTGAGCCAACTGGTATCGGGCAGCCCGAGCTGGGTCAATGCCTTGCGCAAGCATTTCAAGGTTTCGCCGTCCCAGATCTCCAATCTGGTCGCCTGGGATGCCGTGCGGTTGGCGAGCCTTTCGCGTTGGGCGGTGCAGCTCGGCTTCATCGGACGCGAGGAGTTCGCCGGTTTCGCGGGCGCGTTGAACCCGCAGGTGCGCGCGGCGTATACCGATTGGTCGCAGGTAAGTGCCGCGTACATCGCCGCCGGCCTGATCTGGCGCTATTCCGACGCGCGCGAGGAACACCTGCTGCGCACGAACCGCATGCTGCTGAACGACGCCCGCAGCCCCTATCGCAGCGTGCCCTTTCGCTGAAACGGCGGCACCAACGAAAACGGCACCCGAAGGTGCCGTGTCGTGAAATTT
This region includes:
- a CDS encoding DUF1266 domain-containing protein; protein product: MGIRDTLGHALLDNEKLHFGTAETLTADEQWLVTLSAPLSAFNGDFVNAVATGKDEDELRGGIAEVWNVHDRESFEETARWLAEEGQRSTYLSTWQAIAAVDAATQSTPAVLRLVMDAWFPAFFQIKARKSLDYRALGAESGRSVTDLSQLVSGSPSWVNALRKHFKVSPSQISNLVAWDAVRLASLSRWAVQLGFIGREEFAGFAGALNPQVRAAYTDWSQVSAAYIAAGLIWRYSDAREEHLLRTNRMLLNDARSPYRSVPFR